One segment of Primulina tabacum isolate GXHZ01 chromosome 6, ASM2559414v2, whole genome shotgun sequence DNA contains the following:
- the LOC142548834 gene encoding uncharacterized protein LOC142548834: MEIDTKISHFNEERPKGNCARVNEPNTPVDIGANTSVFVNQGATKWNESRKKWVGDQSQKPAKAPKDPILSWSLTYDDLLSTNDPFSEPIPLPEMVDFLVDIWHDEGLFD, encoded by the exons ATGGAAATCGATACAAAAATTTCACACTTCAATGAAGAGAGGCCTAAGGGAAACTGTGCTCGTGTGAACGAGCCAAATACGCCAGTTGACATTGGTGCAAACACTTCTGTATTCGTCAATCAAG GCGCAACTAAATGGAACGAAAGCAGAAAAAAGTGGGTTGGAGATCAATCCCAGAAACCTGCGAAGGCACCAAAAGATCCAATTTTAAG CTGGTCCCTGACCTATGATGATCTGCTCTCGACCAACGACCCTTTCTCAGAGCCAATCCCTTTACCC GAGATGGTTGATTTTCTGGTCGATATTTGGCATGATGAAGGGCTTTTTGATTAA
- the LOC142548839 gene encoding uncharacterized protein LOC142548839 encodes MSAKGYHSDNDDDETFYYRYSSTGTAPQPSSTATKPSRGTSGSGGLAPSKSTVYVSNIDYNLTNSDLFTIFSTFGKVAKVTVLKDRDTRQSRGVAFILFVTRDDALKAARCMDKKILNGRTLQASIAADNGRAAEFIRKKVYKDKSRCYECGEEGHLSYECPKNFLGPRERPPTKKGRRGGGEESRGKSCEHMFRETVAEEEEEDEDGGEFEMENWASAVDGGGAEERLLMGVEKGGVTREKKEKKKRYFSDESDDED; translated from the coding sequence ATGTCTGCAAAGGGTTACCACAGTGACAATGATGATGATGAAACCTTCTATTACCGATATTCCTCCACCGGCACTGCACCACAACCATCCTCCACTGCGACCAAACCCTCACGTGGCACCTCCGGCAGCGGTGGGCTTGCCCCATCCAAATCCACAGTCTATGTCAGCAACATCGACTACAACCTCACAAATTCTGATCTTTTCACAATCTTCTCCACCTTCGGTAAAGTGGCCAAAGTCACGGTCCTAAAGGACCGTGACACACGCCAGAGCCGAGGTGTGgcatttatcctatttgtgACTCGTGATGATGCCTTAAAAGCAGCAAGGTGCATGGATAAAAAAATACTAAATGGAAGAACTTTGCAGGCCTCCATTGCTGCAGATAATGGACGTGCTGCGGAGTTTATTAGAAAAAAAGTGTACAAGGATAAGAGCAGGTGTTATGAGTGTGGAGAAGAGGGGCATTTGTCATATGAGTGTCCGAAAAATTTCTTGGGGCCGAGGGAACGTCCTCCCACGAAGAAAGGGCGAAGGGGTGGCGGagaagaaagtagaggcaaaaGTTGTGAGCATATGTTCAGGGAGACAGTGGCAGAAGAGGAGGAAGAAGATGAGGATGGTGGGGAATTTGAAATGGAGAATTGGGCGTCGGCCGTGGATGGTGGAGGGGCCGAGGAGAGATTATTGATGGGTGTTGAGAAGGGAGGGGTGACAAGGGAGAAAAAGGAGAAGAAGAAACGGTATTTTAGTGATGAAAGTGATGATGAGGATTGA
- the LOC142548837 gene encoding uncharacterized protein LOC142548837 codes for MFNDEYPISSTNMQEFSTVDGFLEVTEDLADMIKYVANEPSVGLFYVQKHIQNATPNLVNLKNNVVEKSHETVLHTEDSDDSIAMMRSMKECGFPIVEEMIGEIKKSLSIMSNKQPRKGLLSSSGSGYIGRTSSWSPATFGSDIMFPHRDSEKNGGYLSGVFKSAKQKVTNLKWPQVESKESRKSEDDNLRLNPSPTSPNAKESHLTLPEAEGEDLLSSQDGKQLQEESRLSTSVSHQALLSLHENYDELKADREIKLEEWLGGVAGNEERPREKN; via the exons ATGTTCAA CGATGAGTATCCAATATCTTCCACAAATATGCAAGAATTTTCCACTGTCGATGGTTTTTTGGAAGTAACCGAAGACTTGGCAGACATGATAAAATACGTGGCAAATGAACCATCAGTTGGGCTTTTCTATGTTCAGAAGCATATCCAAAATGCAACGCCCAACCTTGTCAATCTCAAGAATAATGTTGTTGAAAAATCTCATGAGACGGTATTGCATACAGAAGATTCAGACGATTCTATAGCCATGATGAGATCAATGAAAGAATGTGGTTTCCCAATTGTGGAAGAAATGATTGGGGAAATTAAAAAATCTCTTTCCATCATGTCAAATAAACAACCAAGAAAAGGATTACTTTCTAGCTCCGGATCGGGTTATATTGGAAGAACTAGCTCTTGGTCACCAGCCACCTTTGGAAGTGACATCATGTTTCCTCATCGGGATAGTGAAAAGAATGGAGGCTATTTGTCTGGTGTTTTTAAGTCTGCAAAACAGAAGGTCACTAACTTAAAGTGGCCTCAAGTTGAGTCTAAGGAATCGAGAAAATCTGAGGATGATAATCTTCGGCTAAATCCTAGCCCGACATCCCCAAATGCAAAAGAAAGTCACTTAACTCTGCCAGAGGCTGAGGGTGAAGATTTATTGTCTAGTCAAGATGGTAAACAGCTTCAAGAAGAATCACGACTTAGTACAAGCGTGTCCCATCAAGCTTTACTCTCATTACACGAGAACTATGATGAGTTAAAGGCTGATAGAGAAATTAAATTAGAAGAATGGCTTGGAGGGGTCGCAGGCAATGAGGAGCGTCCTAGAGAGAAGAATTAG